In the Diachasmimorpha longicaudata isolate KC_UGA_2023 chromosome 1, iyDiaLong2, whole genome shotgun sequence genome, one interval contains:
- the Simj gene encoding transcriptional repressor p66-alpha isoform X1: MDSSTVDKRRFTMEIRRMEAMDLDGDAVVDLSVSVRRDSPSVVSNLSVDSGVPLDLGVHYQPSTAENNIPEPRNIQNSSRGILAPNKSSGDDRRPRRNLRPRTERSYAESPDEPRLNGYVNGNTSDSDEGEMPPLLPIKELSSDELAERERTLRKLREELRSEEMKLVLLKKLRQSQQLKENIAAVPKTANKLPPPVTIQPAPHSHRTTKAPPPLLRGQPAPSRSSSLHAPPPGMLLPPNVGRSPTSSTGMPPNMVIPQPPHPRTRPPSQANVPTYHAPADRTERTTKDPTPVPAHQQLVGPPEPKVTASINTPVIPEQERQREDSQSPAQRQAAAKLALRKQLEKTLLQIPPPKPPPPEMHFVPNPSNTEFIYLVGLEHVVDFITKEPAIPPPPEPFECTQCKTDFTPVWKWEKPATSGKKDGPRGQHATFLRPPAGRDPRVICEHCVTTNVKKALKAEHTNRLKTAFVKALQQEHEMEQKLAQAASPSPDPPPKPVPKSVTPTRRVATPPAPPPSVQQAPPPAPTPPSQKMQEHPLVKLAEGGKFTPHHAAAAAALQQQLLRELAKNPVPGLPPHQPLPAHMMPPFNPLLYPYQLAMAQAAGGKGLVELQRQAADLQRQYLLDMIPSQASQGQTSQAPPRAHPHNWKT; encoded by the exons ATGGATTCCAGCACTGTTGACAAGAGGAGATTTACGATG GAGATACGTAGAATGGAAGCCATGGACTTGGACGGTGACGCTGTCGTTGATCTCAGTGTTAG TGTAAGACGAGACTCCCCATCAGTAGTATCGAATCTCTCAGTCGACAGTGGTGTTCCTCTGGATTTGGGTGTTCACTATCAGCCCTCAACAGCGGAGAACAATATTCCAGAGcccagaaatattcaaaactcATCACGAGGAATTTTAGCACCTAACAAATCGTCTGGTGATGACCGAAGGCCCAGGCGAAACCTCAGACCAAGAACAGAGAGAAGTTATGCTGAGAGTCCTGATGAGCCTAGACTCAATGGTTATGTTAATGGTAACACGTCGGACAGTGACGAGGGTGAGATGCCACCATTACTCCCGATCAAGGAATTGTCCTCCGACGAATTGGCAGAAAGGGAGAGAACCTTGAGGAAGCTCAGGGAAGAACTGAGATCGGAGGAGATGAAATTAGTTTTACTGAAGAAACTCAGGCAGTCTCAACAGCTCAAAGAAAATATTGCTGCTGTACCTAAGACAGCTAATAAATTACCACCACCAGTAACCATACAGCCAGCACCGCACag TCACAGAACCACAAAAGCTCCACCACCCTTGCTGCGGGGTCAGCCAGCGCCAAGCAGAAGCAGTAGTCTTCACGCACCACCACCAGGAATGCTTCTACCTCCAAACGTAGGTAGAAGTCCAACGTCAAGTACAGGAATGCCACCAAATATGGTCATACCCCAGCCACCGCATCCACGGACTAGACCACCAAGTCAGGCGAATGTGCCAACGTATCATGCACCTGCCGACAGAACAGAGCGTACCACCAAGGATCCAACACCTGTTCCTGCACATCAG CAGCTCGTTGGACCACCAGAGCCAAAAGTAACTGCGTCAATAAACACGCCTGTCATACCCGAACAG GAGCGACAGCGGGAAGACAGTCAATCGCCGGCGCAGCGTCAGGCAGCAGCGAAATTGGCACTGAGAAAGCAACTGGAGAAAACACTTCTTCAGATACCTCCACCAAAGCCACCGCCACCAGAAATGCACTTCGTACCAAATCCATCCAACACTGAGTTCATTTATCTCGTGGGCCTTGAACACGTAGTGGATTTCATCACAAAGGAACCAGCAATACCACCACCACCTGAGCCATTTGAGTGTACACAGTGCAAGACTGATTTTACACCGGTTTGGAAATGGGAAAAACCGGCGACCAGTGGTAAAAAGGATGGGCCACGTGGACAACATGCGACGTTCTTAAGACCACCCGCTGGAAGAGATCCAAGAGTCATTTGTGAACATTGTGTCACAACTAATGTCAAGAAAGCACTCAAAGCTGAACATACGAATCG GTTAAAAACAGCATTTGTGAAAGCCCTCCAACAGGAACACGAAATGGAGCAAAAGTTGGCGCAAGCAGCGAGTCCTAGTCCGGATCCACCGCCAAAACCAGTGCCGAAATCTGTGACTCCAACTAGAAGAGTGGCAACCCCCCCAGCGCCACCCCCCTCGGTGCAACAAGCGCCCCCTCCTGCGCCCACCCCGCCCTCACAAAAAATGCAAGAGCATCCCCTTGTGAAGTTGGCAGAGGGTGGAAAATTCACTCCCCATCATGCAGCGGCAGCAGCAGCCCTTCAACAACAGCTACTCCGAGAATTGGCGAAAAATCCAGTGCCAGGACTGCCACCACATCAGCCCCTACCAGCTCACATGATGCCGCCCTTCAATCCTCTTCTCTATCCTTATCAACTTGCAATGGCACAAGCTGCTGGCGGCAAGGGTCTCGTCGAGCTACAGCGCCAAGCTGCTGATCTTCAGCGCCAGTATCTCCTCGACATGATACCCTCACAAGCATCTCAAGGACAAACGAGTCAAGCACCACCCCGCGCCCATCCGCACAATTGGAAAACGTAA
- the Simj gene encoding transcriptional repressor p66-alpha isoform X3 has protein sequence MEAMDLDGDAVVDLSVSVRRDSPSVVSNLSVDSGVPLDLGVHYQPSTAENNIPEPRNIQNSSRGILAPNKSSGDDRRPRRNLRPRTERSYAESPDEPRLNGYVNGNTSDSDEGEMPPLLPIKELSSDELAERERTLRKLREELRSEEMKLVLLKKLRQSQQLKENIAAVPKTANKLPPPVTIQPAPHSHRTTKAPPPLLRGQPAPSRSSSLHAPPPGMLLPPNVGRSPTSSTGMPPNMVIPQPPHPRTRPPSQANVPTYHAPADRTERTTKDPTPVPAHQQLVGPPEPKVTASINTPVIPEQERQREDSQSPAQRQAAAKLALRKQLEKTLLQIPPPKPPPPEMHFVPNPSNTEFIYLVGLEHVVDFITKEPAIPPPPEPFECTQCKTDFTPVWKWEKPATSGKKDGPRGQHATFLRPPAGRDPRVICEHCVTTNVKKALKAEHTNRLKTAFVKALQQEHEMEQKLAQAASPSPDPPPKPVPKSVTPTRRVATPPAPPPSVQQAPPPAPTPPSQKMQEHPLVKLAEGGKFTPHHAAAAAALQQQLLRELAKNPVPGLPPHQPLPAHMMPPFNPLLYPYQLAMAQAAGGKGLVELQRQAADLQRQYLLDMIPSQASQGQTSQAPPRAHPHNWKT, from the exons ATGGAAGCCATGGACTTGGACGGTGACGCTGTCGTTGATCTCAGTGTTAG TGTAAGACGAGACTCCCCATCAGTAGTATCGAATCTCTCAGTCGACAGTGGTGTTCCTCTGGATTTGGGTGTTCACTATCAGCCCTCAACAGCGGAGAACAATATTCCAGAGcccagaaatattcaaaactcATCACGAGGAATTTTAGCACCTAACAAATCGTCTGGTGATGACCGAAGGCCCAGGCGAAACCTCAGACCAAGAACAGAGAGAAGTTATGCTGAGAGTCCTGATGAGCCTAGACTCAATGGTTATGTTAATGGTAACACGTCGGACAGTGACGAGGGTGAGATGCCACCATTACTCCCGATCAAGGAATTGTCCTCCGACGAATTGGCAGAAAGGGAGAGAACCTTGAGGAAGCTCAGGGAAGAACTGAGATCGGAGGAGATGAAATTAGTTTTACTGAAGAAACTCAGGCAGTCTCAACAGCTCAAAGAAAATATTGCTGCTGTACCTAAGACAGCTAATAAATTACCACCACCAGTAACCATACAGCCAGCACCGCACag TCACAGAACCACAAAAGCTCCACCACCCTTGCTGCGGGGTCAGCCAGCGCCAAGCAGAAGCAGTAGTCTTCACGCACCACCACCAGGAATGCTTCTACCTCCAAACGTAGGTAGAAGTCCAACGTCAAGTACAGGAATGCCACCAAATATGGTCATACCCCAGCCACCGCATCCACGGACTAGACCACCAAGTCAGGCGAATGTGCCAACGTATCATGCACCTGCCGACAGAACAGAGCGTACCACCAAGGATCCAACACCTGTTCCTGCACATCAG CAGCTCGTTGGACCACCAGAGCCAAAAGTAACTGCGTCAATAAACACGCCTGTCATACCCGAACAG GAGCGACAGCGGGAAGACAGTCAATCGCCGGCGCAGCGTCAGGCAGCAGCGAAATTGGCACTGAGAAAGCAACTGGAGAAAACACTTCTTCAGATACCTCCACCAAAGCCACCGCCACCAGAAATGCACTTCGTACCAAATCCATCCAACACTGAGTTCATTTATCTCGTGGGCCTTGAACACGTAGTGGATTTCATCACAAAGGAACCAGCAATACCACCACCACCTGAGCCATTTGAGTGTACACAGTGCAAGACTGATTTTACACCGGTTTGGAAATGGGAAAAACCGGCGACCAGTGGTAAAAAGGATGGGCCACGTGGACAACATGCGACGTTCTTAAGACCACCCGCTGGAAGAGATCCAAGAGTCATTTGTGAACATTGTGTCACAACTAATGTCAAGAAAGCACTCAAAGCTGAACATACGAATCG GTTAAAAACAGCATTTGTGAAAGCCCTCCAACAGGAACACGAAATGGAGCAAAAGTTGGCGCAAGCAGCGAGTCCTAGTCCGGATCCACCGCCAAAACCAGTGCCGAAATCTGTGACTCCAACTAGAAGAGTGGCAACCCCCCCAGCGCCACCCCCCTCGGTGCAACAAGCGCCCCCTCCTGCGCCCACCCCGCCCTCACAAAAAATGCAAGAGCATCCCCTTGTGAAGTTGGCAGAGGGTGGAAAATTCACTCCCCATCATGCAGCGGCAGCAGCAGCCCTTCAACAACAGCTACTCCGAGAATTGGCGAAAAATCCAGTGCCAGGACTGCCACCACATCAGCCCCTACCAGCTCACATGATGCCGCCCTTCAATCCTCTTCTCTATCCTTATCAACTTGCAATGGCACAAGCTGCTGGCGGCAAGGGTCTCGTCGAGCTACAGCGCCAAGCTGCTGATCTTCAGCGCCAGTATCTCCTCGACATGATACCCTCACAAGCATCTCAAGGACAAACGAGTCAAGCACCACCCCGCGCCCATCCGCACAATTGGAAAACGTAA
- the Simj gene encoding transcriptional repressor p66-beta isoform X2 — protein MDSSTVDKRRFTMEIRRMEAMDLDGDAVVDLSVSVRRDSPSVVSNLSVDSGVPLDLGVHYQPSTAENNIPEPRNIQNSSRGILAPNKSSGDDRRPRRNLRPRTERSYAESPDEPRLNGYVNGNTSDSDEGEMPPLLPIKELSSDELAERERTLRKLREELRSEEMKLVLLKKLRQSQQLKENIAAVPKTANKLPPPVTIQPAPHSHRTTKAPPPLLRGQPAPSRSSSLHAPPPGMLLPPNVGRSPTSSTGMPPNMVIPQPPHPRTRPPSQANVPTYHAPADRTERTTKDPTPVPAHQLVGPPEPKVTASINTPVIPEQERQREDSQSPAQRQAAAKLALRKQLEKTLLQIPPPKPPPPEMHFVPNPSNTEFIYLVGLEHVVDFITKEPAIPPPPEPFECTQCKTDFTPVWKWEKPATSGKKDGPRGQHATFLRPPAGRDPRVICEHCVTTNVKKALKAEHTNRLKTAFVKALQQEHEMEQKLAQAASPSPDPPPKPVPKSVTPTRRVATPPAPPPSVQQAPPPAPTPPSQKMQEHPLVKLAEGGKFTPHHAAAAAALQQQLLRELAKNPVPGLPPHQPLPAHMMPPFNPLLYPYQLAMAQAAGGKGLVELQRQAADLQRQYLLDMIPSQASQGQTSQAPPRAHPHNWKT, from the exons ATGGATTCCAGCACTGTTGACAAGAGGAGATTTACGATG GAGATACGTAGAATGGAAGCCATGGACTTGGACGGTGACGCTGTCGTTGATCTCAGTGTTAG TGTAAGACGAGACTCCCCATCAGTAGTATCGAATCTCTCAGTCGACAGTGGTGTTCCTCTGGATTTGGGTGTTCACTATCAGCCCTCAACAGCGGAGAACAATATTCCAGAGcccagaaatattcaaaactcATCACGAGGAATTTTAGCACCTAACAAATCGTCTGGTGATGACCGAAGGCCCAGGCGAAACCTCAGACCAAGAACAGAGAGAAGTTATGCTGAGAGTCCTGATGAGCCTAGACTCAATGGTTATGTTAATGGTAACACGTCGGACAGTGACGAGGGTGAGATGCCACCATTACTCCCGATCAAGGAATTGTCCTCCGACGAATTGGCAGAAAGGGAGAGAACCTTGAGGAAGCTCAGGGAAGAACTGAGATCGGAGGAGATGAAATTAGTTTTACTGAAGAAACTCAGGCAGTCTCAACAGCTCAAAGAAAATATTGCTGCTGTACCTAAGACAGCTAATAAATTACCACCACCAGTAACCATACAGCCAGCACCGCACag TCACAGAACCACAAAAGCTCCACCACCCTTGCTGCGGGGTCAGCCAGCGCCAAGCAGAAGCAGTAGTCTTCACGCACCACCACCAGGAATGCTTCTACCTCCAAACGTAGGTAGAAGTCCAACGTCAAGTACAGGAATGCCACCAAATATGGTCATACCCCAGCCACCGCATCCACGGACTAGACCACCAAGTCAGGCGAATGTGCCAACGTATCATGCACCTGCCGACAGAACAGAGCGTACCACCAAGGATCCAACACCTGTTCCTGCACATCAG CTCGTTGGACCACCAGAGCCAAAAGTAACTGCGTCAATAAACACGCCTGTCATACCCGAACAG GAGCGACAGCGGGAAGACAGTCAATCGCCGGCGCAGCGTCAGGCAGCAGCGAAATTGGCACTGAGAAAGCAACTGGAGAAAACACTTCTTCAGATACCTCCACCAAAGCCACCGCCACCAGAAATGCACTTCGTACCAAATCCATCCAACACTGAGTTCATTTATCTCGTGGGCCTTGAACACGTAGTGGATTTCATCACAAAGGAACCAGCAATACCACCACCACCTGAGCCATTTGAGTGTACACAGTGCAAGACTGATTTTACACCGGTTTGGAAATGGGAAAAACCGGCGACCAGTGGTAAAAAGGATGGGCCACGTGGACAACATGCGACGTTCTTAAGACCACCCGCTGGAAGAGATCCAAGAGTCATTTGTGAACATTGTGTCACAACTAATGTCAAGAAAGCACTCAAAGCTGAACATACGAATCG GTTAAAAACAGCATTTGTGAAAGCCCTCCAACAGGAACACGAAATGGAGCAAAAGTTGGCGCAAGCAGCGAGTCCTAGTCCGGATCCACCGCCAAAACCAGTGCCGAAATCTGTGACTCCAACTAGAAGAGTGGCAACCCCCCCAGCGCCACCCCCCTCGGTGCAACAAGCGCCCCCTCCTGCGCCCACCCCGCCCTCACAAAAAATGCAAGAGCATCCCCTTGTGAAGTTGGCAGAGGGTGGAAAATTCACTCCCCATCATGCAGCGGCAGCAGCAGCCCTTCAACAACAGCTACTCCGAGAATTGGCGAAAAATCCAGTGCCAGGACTGCCACCACATCAGCCCCTACCAGCTCACATGATGCCGCCCTTCAATCCTCTTCTCTATCCTTATCAACTTGCAATGGCACAAGCTGCTGGCGGCAAGGGTCTCGTCGAGCTACAGCGCCAAGCTGCTGATCTTCAGCGCCAGTATCTCCTCGACATGATACCCTCACAAGCATCTCAAGGACAAACGAGTCAAGCACCACCCCGCGCCCATCCGCACAATTGGAAAACGTAA
- the Simj gene encoding transcriptional repressor p66-alpha isoform X4 → MDSSTVDKRRFTMEIRRMEAMDLDGDAVVDLSVSVRRDSPSVVSNLSVDSGVPLDLGVHYQPSTAENNIPEPRNIQNSSRGILAPNKSSGDDRRPRRNLRPRTERSYAESPDEPRLNGYVNGNTSDSDEGEMPPLLPIKELSSDELAERERTLRKLREELRSEEMKLVLLKKLRQSQQLKENIAAVPKTANKLPPPVTIQPAPHSHRTTKAPPPLLRGQPAPSRSSSLHAPPPGMLLPPNVGRSPTSSTGMPPNMVIPQPPHPRTRPPSQANVPTYHAPADRTERTTKDPTPVPAHQERQREDSQSPAQRQAAAKLALRKQLEKTLLQIPPPKPPPPEMHFVPNPSNTEFIYLVGLEHVVDFITKEPAIPPPPEPFECTQCKTDFTPVWKWEKPATSGKKDGPRGQHATFLRPPAGRDPRVICEHCVTTNVKKALKAEHTNRLKTAFVKALQQEHEMEQKLAQAASPSPDPPPKPVPKSVTPTRRVATPPAPPPSVQQAPPPAPTPPSQKMQEHPLVKLAEGGKFTPHHAAAAAALQQQLLRELAKNPVPGLPPHQPLPAHMMPPFNPLLYPYQLAMAQAAGGKGLVELQRQAADLQRQYLLDMIPSQASQGQTSQAPPRAHPHNWKT, encoded by the exons ATGGATTCCAGCACTGTTGACAAGAGGAGATTTACGATG GAGATACGTAGAATGGAAGCCATGGACTTGGACGGTGACGCTGTCGTTGATCTCAGTGTTAG TGTAAGACGAGACTCCCCATCAGTAGTATCGAATCTCTCAGTCGACAGTGGTGTTCCTCTGGATTTGGGTGTTCACTATCAGCCCTCAACAGCGGAGAACAATATTCCAGAGcccagaaatattcaaaactcATCACGAGGAATTTTAGCACCTAACAAATCGTCTGGTGATGACCGAAGGCCCAGGCGAAACCTCAGACCAAGAACAGAGAGAAGTTATGCTGAGAGTCCTGATGAGCCTAGACTCAATGGTTATGTTAATGGTAACACGTCGGACAGTGACGAGGGTGAGATGCCACCATTACTCCCGATCAAGGAATTGTCCTCCGACGAATTGGCAGAAAGGGAGAGAACCTTGAGGAAGCTCAGGGAAGAACTGAGATCGGAGGAGATGAAATTAGTTTTACTGAAGAAACTCAGGCAGTCTCAACAGCTCAAAGAAAATATTGCTGCTGTACCTAAGACAGCTAATAAATTACCACCACCAGTAACCATACAGCCAGCACCGCACag TCACAGAACCACAAAAGCTCCACCACCCTTGCTGCGGGGTCAGCCAGCGCCAAGCAGAAGCAGTAGTCTTCACGCACCACCACCAGGAATGCTTCTACCTCCAAACGTAGGTAGAAGTCCAACGTCAAGTACAGGAATGCCACCAAATATGGTCATACCCCAGCCACCGCATCCACGGACTAGACCACCAAGTCAGGCGAATGTGCCAACGTATCATGCACCTGCCGACAGAACAGAGCGTACCACCAAGGATCCAACACCTGTTCCTGCACATCAG GAGCGACAGCGGGAAGACAGTCAATCGCCGGCGCAGCGTCAGGCAGCAGCGAAATTGGCACTGAGAAAGCAACTGGAGAAAACACTTCTTCAGATACCTCCACCAAAGCCACCGCCACCAGAAATGCACTTCGTACCAAATCCATCCAACACTGAGTTCATTTATCTCGTGGGCCTTGAACACGTAGTGGATTTCATCACAAAGGAACCAGCAATACCACCACCACCTGAGCCATTTGAGTGTACACAGTGCAAGACTGATTTTACACCGGTTTGGAAATGGGAAAAACCGGCGACCAGTGGTAAAAAGGATGGGCCACGTGGACAACATGCGACGTTCTTAAGACCACCCGCTGGAAGAGATCCAAGAGTCATTTGTGAACATTGTGTCACAACTAATGTCAAGAAAGCACTCAAAGCTGAACATACGAATCG GTTAAAAACAGCATTTGTGAAAGCCCTCCAACAGGAACACGAAATGGAGCAAAAGTTGGCGCAAGCAGCGAGTCCTAGTCCGGATCCACCGCCAAAACCAGTGCCGAAATCTGTGACTCCAACTAGAAGAGTGGCAACCCCCCCAGCGCCACCCCCCTCGGTGCAACAAGCGCCCCCTCCTGCGCCCACCCCGCCCTCACAAAAAATGCAAGAGCATCCCCTTGTGAAGTTGGCAGAGGGTGGAAAATTCACTCCCCATCATGCAGCGGCAGCAGCAGCCCTTCAACAACAGCTACTCCGAGAATTGGCGAAAAATCCAGTGCCAGGACTGCCACCACATCAGCCCCTACCAGCTCACATGATGCCGCCCTTCAATCCTCTTCTCTATCCTTATCAACTTGCAATGGCACAAGCTGCTGGCGGCAAGGGTCTCGTCGAGCTACAGCGCCAAGCTGCTGATCTTCAGCGCCAGTATCTCCTCGACATGATACCCTCACAAGCATCTCAAGGACAAACGAGTCAAGCACCACCCCGCGCCCATCCGCACAATTGGAAAACGTAA